One Planctomycetota bacterium genomic window carries:
- a CDS encoding alkaline phosphatase family protein: protein MRTANRLAVLAAPLLLAATSTHAEPAAPGVTHVLVIGIDGLSPEGIEISDTPHMRQLIRAGSWTINARAVLPTSSGANWASMITGATPPQHGVTSNEWAHDARTIEPADVGPEGIFPTIFGRVKAAHPDARIAAIYEWGGFSPLCEKKPLTLDRHCSSPEQVADTALAWFAEGAPTLTFLHLDHVDITGHEQGWSSAPYIQAVERADAIIGRLISGLRTHNLLESTAIIVTSDHGGIGNGHGGESMAELEIPWIISGPGIAQGRRILAPVNTEDTAATVAMLLGSTLTPAATGRPVKAALASYQGPDVVASPLVQRPKLGLPPGLHTTGTITIPLSTRDADVEIRYTTDGTPVTHQSPLYAAPVSLSKNGTLRARAYAKGGESAEAIGTYRVIAPDAPGGVRFERCAFPATLGELRSIPDFSRLTPAETGVVPEIMLTEVLRRPVVAAARFRGQITIPESGTWTFGVSSDDGVRVSVRGQVVCEDEGRHGPRLRSGKTTLAAGTYDIVVEWFNGGGGAALDVYWAGPGVPFQIIPTAALTPPKD, encoded by the coding sequence ATGCGCACCGCCAACCGCCTCGCCGTCCTCGCCGCCCCGCTCCTGCTCGCCGCCACGAGCACGCACGCCGAGCCCGCCGCGCCGGGCGTGACGCACGTGCTGGTCATCGGCATCGACGGCCTGTCGCCCGAGGGCATCGAGATCTCCGACACGCCCCACATGCGCCAACTCATCCGCGCCGGCTCGTGGACCATCAACGCCCGCGCCGTCCTGCCCACCTCCAGCGGCGCGAACTGGGCGTCGATGATCACCGGCGCCACCCCGCCCCAGCACGGCGTCACGAGCAACGAGTGGGCGCACGACGCCCGCACGATCGAGCCCGCCGACGTCGGGCCCGAGGGCATCTTCCCGACGATCTTCGGGCGCGTGAAGGCCGCCCACCCCGACGCCCGCATCGCCGCCATCTACGAGTGGGGCGGGTTCTCGCCCCTGTGCGAGAAGAAGCCGCTCACGCTCGACCGGCACTGCTCCTCGCCCGAGCAGGTCGCCGACACCGCCCTCGCGTGGTTCGCCGAAGGCGCGCCGACGCTGACCTTCCTGCACCTGGACCACGTGGACATCACCGGGCACGAGCAGGGCTGGTCGAGCGCGCCGTACATCCAGGCCGTCGAACGCGCCGACGCCATCATCGGACGCCTCATCTCGGGCCTGCGCACGCACAACCTGCTGGAGTCCACGGCCATCATCGTCACGTCGGACCACGGCGGGATCGGCAACGGGCACGGCGGCGAGAGCATGGCCGAACTCGAGATCCCCTGGATCATCAGCGGGCCGGGGATCGCCCAGGGCCGGCGGATCCTCGCGCCGGTGAACACCGAGGACACCGCGGCGACCGTCGCGATGCTGCTGGGCTCGACGCTGACGCCCGCCGCCACGGGCCGCCCCGTGAAGGCCGCCCTCGCGTCGTACCAGGGCCCGGACGTCGTCGCGTCCCCGCTCGTCCAGCGTCCCAAGCTGGGCCTCCCGCCCGGGCTGCACACCACCGGCACCATCACCATCCCGCTCTCGACGCGCGACGCGGACGTGGAGATCCGCTACACGACGGACGGCACGCCCGTGACGCACCAGTCGCCTCTTTACGCCGCCCCCGTCTCGCTGTCGAAGAACGGCACGCTGCGCGCCCGCGCGTACGCGAAGGGCGGCGAGAGCGCCGAGGCGATCGGCACGTACCGCGTGATCGCGCCCGACGCGCCCGGCGGCGTGCGGTTCGAGCGCTGCGCCTTCCCCGCCACGCTCGGCGAACTCCGCTCGATCCCGGACTTCTCGCGCCTCACGCCCGCCGAGACCGGCGTCGTGCCCGAGATCATGCTCACCGAGGTTCTCCGCCGCCCCGTGGTCGCCGCCGCTCGATTCCGCGGGCAGATCACCATCCCCGAGTCCGGCACGTGGACGTTCGGGGTCTCGTCCGACGACGGCGTGCGCGTCTCGGTCCGCGGGCAGGTCGTGTGCGAGGACGAAGGCCGCCACGGCCCGCGCCTGCGCAGCGGCAAGACCACCCTCGCCGCCGGCACGTACGACATCGTCGTCGAATGGTTCAACGGCGGGGGCGGGGCGGCCCTGGATGTCTACTGGGCCGGCCCGGGCGTGCCCTTCCAGATCATCCCCACCGCCGCCCTCACCCCGCCCAAGGACTGA
- a CDS encoding nuclear transport factor 2 family protein, with product MTTPPLHTTLPATLAQASNPLIVQDPPALPRGPLLERALLENPWPLLLLLLAGAFASWYILNQRGQLRRANIVALALAVLGAGVFVLARAVETPREAVASRTRALVDAVARADIPAAREILTPDAVMYWWVNPDGLPFDLILDRIESDFSTGGRYRVAEHTVLAVQASLESPAAARVQVKVRVTAADSQFPVISWWRLDYVRDGNAWRVDALQPIAITGIPNASGR from the coding sequence ATGACCACGCCACCCCTCCACACGACGCTCCCCGCAACGCTCGCGCAGGCCTCCAACCCGCTGATCGTGCAAGATCCCCCCGCGCTCCCGCGCGGGCCGCTGCTCGAGCGCGCCCTGCTCGAGAACCCCTGGCCGCTGCTGCTGCTGCTGCTCGCCGGCGCGTTCGCGTCGTGGTACATCCTCAACCAGCGGGGGCAACTGCGCCGGGCGAACATCGTCGCGCTGGCGCTGGCGGTGCTCGGCGCGGGCGTGTTCGTGCTGGCGCGCGCGGTGGAAACCCCGCGTGAGGCCGTCGCGTCGCGCACGCGGGCGCTGGTCGACGCTGTCGCCCGCGCGGATATCCCCGCGGCCCGGGAGATCCTCACGCCCGACGCGGTGATGTACTGGTGGGTGAATCCCGACGGGCTGCCCTTCGACCTGATCCTCGACCGCATCGAGTCGGACTTCAGCACGGGGGGTCGGTACCGCGTGGCCGAGCACACCGTGCTCGCGGTGCAGGCCTCGCTCGAATCTCCCGCCGCCGCCCGCGTGCAGGTGAAAGTCCGCGTCACCGCGGCCGACAGCCAGTTCCCCGTCATCTCCTGGTGGCGTCTCGACTACGTGCGCGACGGGAACGCCTGGCGGGTCGACGCCCTGCAGCCGATCGCCATCACCGGCATCCCCAACGCCTCCGGGCGATAG
- a CDS encoding mechanosensitive ion channel family protein: MSGATADVTGLYEHAAEVLGDVAPVLTARTFLGNTAAAWLVAGLVAAGMFLVLLVVRGVLVARARKAAERKFSPVWELLRQIAVRTSITLVLAISVRVGVLGLELSGIAQEGAEALVVLLVGVQAVIWATAAVDWGLVWFMRRRAGEGVDVGERQVKASMAAVRFLVLLAVYSVITLLALDNLGVNVTALVAGLGIGGLAVALATQSILGDVFGSLSITFDKPFEVGDFIIVGQQMGTVEEIGIKTTRVRALSGEQLIFTNTDLLSSRIQNYKRMRERRVVFKFGVEYGTPPETLEAISRAVREIISAQSGVRFDRAHFQGFGASSLDYEVVYWMLDPDYNKYMDMQQAINLELVRRLGEMRVNFAFPTQTLHVASLPRMG, from the coding sequence ATGAGCGGCGCGACGGCGGATGTGACGGGCCTGTACGAGCATGCGGCGGAGGTGCTGGGCGACGTGGCGCCGGTGCTGACAGCGCGCACGTTCCTGGGGAACACGGCGGCGGCATGGCTCGTCGCGGGGCTGGTCGCGGCGGGCATGTTCCTGGTGCTGCTGGTGGTGCGGGGCGTGCTCGTGGCGCGGGCGCGCAAGGCCGCCGAGCGGAAGTTCTCGCCCGTGTGGGAGCTGCTGCGCCAGATCGCGGTGCGCACGAGCATCACGCTCGTGCTGGCGATCTCGGTGCGGGTGGGCGTGCTGGGGCTGGAGCTGTCGGGCATCGCGCAGGAGGGGGCCGAGGCGCTGGTGGTGCTGCTGGTGGGCGTGCAGGCGGTGATCTGGGCGACGGCGGCGGTGGACTGGGGGCTGGTGTGGTTCATGCGCCGGCGCGCGGGCGAGGGCGTGGACGTCGGCGAGCGCCAGGTGAAGGCGTCGATGGCCGCCGTGCGGTTCCTGGTGCTGCTCGCGGTGTACTCGGTCATCACGCTGCTGGCGCTCGACAACCTCGGGGTGAACGTCACGGCCTTGGTCGCGGGGCTGGGCATCGGCGGGCTGGCGGTGGCGCTCGCGACGCAGAGCATCCTGGGCGACGTCTTCGGGTCGCTGTCGATCACGTTCGACAAGCCCTTCGAGGTGGGCGATTTCATCATCGTCGGGCAGCAGATGGGCACGGTCGAAGAGATCGGGATCAAGACGACGCGCGTGCGCGCGCTCTCGGGCGAGCAGCTCATCTTCACGAACACCGACCTGCTGAGCAGCCGCATCCAGAACTACAAGCGCATGCGCGAGCGCCGGGTGGTGTTCAAGTTCGGGGTCGAGTACGGGACGCCCCCCGAGACGCTCGAGGCGATCTCGCGCGCCGTGCGCGAGATCATCTCGGCGCAGTCGGGCGTGCGCTTCGACCGGGCGCACTTCCAGGGCTTCGGCGCGTCGTCGCTCGACTACGAGGTCGTGTACTGGATGCTCGATCCCGACTACAACAAGTACATGGACATGCAGCAGGCGATCAACCTCGAGCTCGTCCGGCGCCTGGGCGAGATGCGGGTGAACTTCGCCTTCCCGACGCAGACGCTGCACGTCGCGAGCCTGCCCCGCATGGGCTGA
- a CDS encoding acylneuraminate cytidylyltransferase family protein produces MSAWAIILARAGSKGVPGKNVRDVAGRPCIAWTILHAQRSARVSRVIVSTDDPRAMDVARSMGAEVAERPADLASDTARVDDAARHAAAWAREHRPDACATHAEAHEETGRGVTQSTPLAILYANVPVRPPELTDRALALLDASGCDSVQSYQRVGKHHPWWTARLDDAGRVGPWEGDVLNHGVFRRQDLPPAFVPDGGVIALTWRALMLGAGAPPGPHAFFGVDRRGIVNEEGSVVDIDAEVDVLVADALLRGRA; encoded by the coding sequence ATGAGCGCATGGGCGATCATCCTCGCGCGCGCGGGCAGCAAGGGCGTGCCCGGGAAGAACGTGCGCGACGTCGCGGGCAGGCCCTGCATCGCGTGGACGATCCTGCACGCGCAGCGTTCGGCCCGCGTGTCGCGGGTCATCGTCTCGACCGACGACCCGCGCGCGATGGACGTGGCGCGGTCGATGGGCGCGGAAGTCGCGGAGCGCCCCGCCGACCTGGCGAGCGACACGGCGCGGGTCGACGACGCGGCGAGGCACGCGGCGGCGTGGGCGCGCGAGCACAGGCCGGACGCCTGTGCCACCCATGCCGAGGCGCACGAGGAAACAGGCCGCGGCGTGACGCAGAGCACGCCGCTCGCGATCCTCTACGCGAACGTGCCGGTGCGTCCGCCCGAACTCACGGATCGCGCGCTCGCGCTGCTCGACGCCAGCGGGTGCGACAGCGTGCAGAGCTACCAGCGCGTGGGCAAGCACCACCCGTGGTGGACGGCGCGGCTGGATGACGCCGGGCGCGTGGGCCCCTGGGAGGGCGACGTGCTGAACCACGGCGTGTTCCGCCGCCAAGACCTGCCGCCCGCGTTCGTGCCCGACGGCGGGGTGATCGCGCTGACGTGGCGTGCGCTGATGCTCGGGGCGGGCGCGCCGCCCGGGCCGCACGCGTTCTTCGGGGTCGATCGGCGTGGCATCGTGAACGAGGAGGGGAGCGTGGTGGACATCGACGCGGAAGTGGACGTGCTGGTGGCCGACGCGCTGCTGCGGGGGCGGGCGTGA
- a CDS encoding 6-hydroxymethylpterin diphosphokinase MptE-like protein translates to MTKAPDNRVLEANLRALGARSARAAEMVRAAPDAVAAGSASLEMAPDAGLTGWVRDAAGVVRQLASRRGPREEGAKLAAQVDVVAHAATAVLGFGLGHHVRALAERYGRHGAVIVFEPDAALLRAVLSREDFTGVFRGNVVLLADEHDTGAIASALQGMEAVVGSGLKLLAHPASAARLGVSRERFSASLTQVMKAVRTNVVTTLVQVDVTVRNLLQNLRWYAGGPGVADLAGAAAGRAAVVVAAGPSLRRNVELLARPGVRDRVVIIAVQTVLKTLLARGIRPHFVTALDYHEMSRRFYEGLTPAEVEGVTLVAEPKANPAILQAFPGAIRCAGDEVLDQILGAGLARDMGRLPPGATVAHLAYYLARHLGCDPVVLIGQDLGFSDGQYYAPGAAIHAVWGGELSEVNTLEMLEWQRIARMRSLLRRAEDVHGRTIYTDEQMSTYLVQFERDFGRDAAKGLRVIDATEGGVRKLHTTTMTLAEALEQHAGAGPAGALALPAPGVADARARAERLERVAGRLRELRRESGRVGDLAREATGVLREMLERHADQARVNALIGRVHDIGTRAAASPAHWLVQHVNQAGQLNRYRADRAIAAEGLTGVARQKREIERDLKNVEWLGDAAGLVTGMLDDALVALAGGPLRTREHAAAPAPGADDSTPGRGRHERARAWAFVRVDAQRSGLGLPRDLSAEFAPGMNPLRLLLARLARCVRLAGVALIADDTDTARRLAGTPPAGLRLEFAHADPRDAARAGWVGAGRAWSRPAWRGGRGNLSAADECLAPHTMAREMARLDATAGVVLGADWALTDPALTDALVERHDERPDAHPMTFAPAAPGLCGVLLARPLVEELARVGGSAATIGAILGYHPIAPQADPISKPVCVEVEPALRDALVRLIPDTPRQRERLRGALAGIDWVAADARTIVDATSRAGLHAEGPAEAITVPMSRAMNRPVVLAALREQIAAGDHPTVTLAGEGCDALEVPGVTEFAAAAGAFGASAVCVRTRLAGVGHADRRALRLADVVWVEGVADTEETYEALTGERGLHAVREGVRSLCERARQRREGDSPGDDAGAEGGPWWVVPAIEKRDEVLDEMESFYNRGLLGAGACVIEPPREARPGARVEPLPLPPSVAARLAWSRRVVRAVDVREDEHADAAALAQAGGVA, encoded by the coding sequence GTGACGAAGGCGCCGGACAATCGCGTGCTGGAGGCGAACCTGCGGGCGCTGGGCGCGCGGAGCGCCCGGGCCGCGGAGATGGTGCGGGCCGCCCCCGACGCGGTGGCGGCGGGGAGCGCGTCGCTGGAGATGGCGCCCGACGCCGGGCTCACCGGATGGGTGCGCGACGCGGCCGGGGTGGTGCGTCAGTTGGCCAGCCGCCGGGGCCCGCGCGAGGAGGGCGCGAAGCTCGCGGCCCAGGTCGATGTCGTGGCGCACGCGGCGACGGCGGTGCTGGGGTTCGGGCTGGGGCACCATGTGCGGGCGCTCGCCGAGCGGTACGGGCGCCATGGCGCGGTGATCGTGTTCGAGCCCGACGCGGCGTTGCTGCGGGCCGTGCTCTCGCGCGAGGATTTCACGGGCGTCTTCCGCGGGAACGTCGTGCTGCTGGCCGACGAGCACGACACCGGCGCGATCGCCTCGGCGTTGCAGGGCATGGAAGCGGTGGTGGGCTCGGGGCTGAAGCTGCTGGCCCACCCGGCGAGCGCGGCGCGCCTGGGCGTGTCGCGCGAGCGATTCTCGGCCAGCCTGACGCAGGTGATGAAGGCGGTGCGCACGAACGTCGTCACGACGCTCGTGCAGGTCGACGTCACGGTGCGGAACCTGCTGCAGAACCTGCGGTGGTACGCGGGCGGGCCGGGCGTGGCGGACCTCGCCGGGGCCGCGGCGGGCCGGGCGGCGGTGGTGGTGGCGGCGGGGCCGAGCCTGCGCCGCAACGTGGAACTGCTGGCCAGGCCTGGCGTGCGCGACCGGGTGGTGATCATCGCGGTGCAGACGGTGCTGAAGACGCTGTTGGCCCGGGGCATCCGCCCGCACTTCGTGACGGCGCTGGACTACCACGAGATGAGCCGCCGGTTCTACGAGGGGCTGACGCCGGCGGAAGTCGAGGGCGTGACGCTGGTGGCCGAGCCCAAGGCGAACCCGGCGATCCTGCAGGCGTTCCCGGGGGCGATCCGCTGCGCGGGCGACGAGGTGCTGGATCAGATCCTGGGGGCGGGGCTGGCGCGCGACATGGGGCGCCTGCCGCCGGGCGCGACGGTCGCGCATCTGGCGTACTACCTGGCGCGCCACCTGGGGTGTGATCCGGTGGTGCTGATCGGGCAGGACCTGGGGTTCAGCGACGGCCAGTACTACGCGCCCGGGGCCGCGATCCACGCCGTGTGGGGGGGCGAGCTCAGCGAGGTCAACACGCTGGAGATGCTGGAGTGGCAGCGGATCGCACGGATGCGCAGCCTGCTGCGCCGGGCGGAGGACGTGCACGGGCGGACGATCTACACCGACGAGCAGATGTCGACGTACCTCGTGCAGTTCGAGCGTGACTTCGGGCGCGACGCGGCGAAGGGCCTCCGCGTGATCGACGCCACCGAGGGGGGCGTGCGCAAGCTCCACACGACGACCATGACCCTCGCCGAAGCCTTGGAACAGCACGCCGGCGCCGGCCCGGCGGGTGCGCTCGCGCTGCCGGCGCCGGGCGTGGCGGATGCACGCGCGCGCGCCGAGCGGCTGGAGCGCGTCGCGGGGCGGCTGCGCGAGCTGCGCCGCGAGAGCGGGCGCGTGGGCGACCTGGCCCGCGAGGCGACGGGCGTGCTGCGCGAGATGCTGGAGCGCCACGCCGACCAGGCACGCGTCAACGCGCTCATCGGGCGCGTGCACGACATCGGCACGCGTGCCGCGGCGAGCCCGGCGCACTGGCTCGTGCAGCACGTGAACCAGGCGGGTCAACTGAATCGATACCGCGCGGACCGCGCGATCGCCGCGGAAGGGCTGACGGGCGTCGCGCGCCAGAAGCGCGAGATCGAGCGCGACCTCAAGAACGTCGAGTGGCTGGGCGACGCGGCCGGGCTGGTGACGGGCATGCTCGACGACGCGCTCGTGGCGCTCGCGGGTGGCCCGCTGCGGACGCGCGAGCACGCCGCGGCGCCCGCCCCCGGCGCGGACGACAGCACCCCCGGCAGGGGGCGGCACGAGCGGGCGCGGGCCTGGGCGTTCGTGCGGGTGGATGCGCAGCGCAGCGGGCTGGGCCTGCCCCGCGATCTGTCGGCGGAGTTCGCGCCCGGGATGAACCCGCTGCGCCTGCTGCTGGCGCGCCTCGCGCGGTGCGTGCGGCTGGCGGGCGTGGCGCTGATCGCGGACGACACCGACACGGCGCGCCGCCTGGCCGGCACGCCCCCCGCCGGGCTGCGTCTCGAGTTCGCGCACGCCGACCCGCGCGACGCCGCCCGCGCCGGGTGGGTGGGCGCCGGGCGGGCGTGGTCGCGCCCCGCGTGGCGCGGCGGGCGGGGGAACCTGAGCGCGGCGGACGAGTGCCTGGCGCCCCACACGATGGCGCGCGAGATGGCGCGCCTCGACGCCACCGCCGGCGTCGTGCTCGGGGCCGATTGGGCGCTCACCGACCCCGCGCTCACCGATGCGCTCGTCGAGCGCCACGACGAACGCCCCGACGCGCACCCCATGACCTTCGCGCCCGCCGCCCCCGGCCTGTGCGGCGTGCTGCTGGCGCGACCGCTGGTCGAGGAACTGGCGCGCGTCGGCGGGAGCGCCGCGACCATCGGCGCGATCCTGGGCTACCACCCCATCGCCCCGCAGGCCGACCCGATCTCCAAGCCCGTGTGCGTGGAGGTCGAGCCCGCGCTGCGCGACGCGCTCGTGCGGCTCATCCCCGACACGCCCCGCCAGCGCGAGCGCCTGCGGGGCGCGCTCGCGGGGATCGACTGGGTTGCCGCCGACGCGCGGACGATCGTCGACGCCACAAGCCGGGCGGGGCTGCACGCCGAAGGGCCCGCCGAAGCGATCACGGTGCCGATGTCGCGCGCCATGAACCGGCCGGTCGTGCTCGCGGCGCTGCGCGAGCAGATCGCCGCGGGCGATCACCCGACGGTCACGCTCGCGGGCGAGGGCTGCGACGCGCTCGAAGTGCCGGGCGTCACCGAGTTCGCCGCCGCGGCGGGGGCGTTCGGCGCGAGCGCCGTGTGCGTGCGCACGCGCCTGGCGGGCGTGGGGCACGCCGACCGGCGCGCGCTGCGCCTGGCGGACGTCGTGTGGGTCGAGGGCGTGGCCGACACGGAGGAGACCTACGAGGCGCTGACGGGCGAGCGGGGGCTGCACGCGGTGCGCGAGGGCGTGCGGTCGCTGTGCGAGCGTGCGAGGCAACGCCGCGAGGGCGACTCGCCGGGCGACGACGCAGGCGCCGAGGGCGGCCCGTGGTGGGTGGTGCCGGCGATCGAGAAGCGCGACGAGGTGCTCGACGAGATGGAGAGCTTCTACAACCGGGGGCTGCTGGGCGCGGGCGCGTGCGTGATCGAGCCGCCCCGCGAGGCGAGGCCGGGCGCTCGCGTCGAGCCGCTGCCCCTGCCGCCGAGCGTCGCGGCACGGCTCGCGTGGTCGCGGCGCGTCGTGCGGGCGGTCGACGTGCGCGAGGACGAGCACGCCGACGCCGCGGCGCTGGCGCAGGCCGGGGGCGTGGCATGA
- a CDS encoding metallophosphoesterase, with amino-acid sequence MNTTAQAGATRREVLAGMGMAGLGVAGLAAGLGAMGLPGVARAIVPRGAERRRVLRIAHLTDTHVQPERKGMEGMAACLRHAQSSHGTIDLVLAGGDNVMDVMGNTRERGDVLRKAWTSVLSSECSAPVESCVGNHDVWGWKKDKSKTTGSEALWGKKWALDAYGLPAPYRHFDRNGWRFVLLDSTFPDTSGHSYTARLDDEQFAWLETTLRDTPAGTPVLVLSHIPIICACAMFDGDNETSGDWKIPGAWMHTDARRIKDLFRKHPNVKVCLSGHIHLVDRVDYLGVTYFCNGAVSGGWWKGPYQECEPGYGLVDLYDDGSFENRYVTYGWTAADKD; translated from the coding sequence ATGAACACCACGGCACAGGCGGGCGCGACGCGTCGGGAAGTTCTCGCGGGGATGGGGATGGCGGGCCTGGGCGTGGCGGGGCTGGCCGCGGGTTTGGGGGCGATGGGCCTGCCCGGGGTGGCCCGGGCGATCGTGCCGCGCGGGGCGGAGCGTCGGCGGGTGCTGCGGATCGCGCACCTGACGGACACGCACGTGCAGCCGGAGCGCAAGGGCATGGAGGGAATGGCGGCGTGCCTGCGCCACGCGCAGTCGTCGCACGGGACGATCGACCTGGTGCTGGCAGGCGGCGACAACGTGATGGACGTGATGGGCAACACGCGCGAGCGCGGGGACGTGCTGCGCAAGGCCTGGACGAGCGTGCTGTCGAGCGAGTGCTCGGCGCCGGTGGAGTCGTGCGTCGGCAACCACGACGTGTGGGGCTGGAAGAAGGACAAGAGCAAGACCACCGGGAGCGAGGCGCTGTGGGGCAAGAAGTGGGCGCTGGACGCGTACGGGCTGCCCGCGCCGTACCGGCACTTCGACAGGAACGGGTGGCGGTTCGTGCTGCTCGACAGCACCTTCCCGGACACGAGCGGGCACTCGTACACGGCACGCCTGGACGACGAGCAGTTCGCGTGGCTGGAGACGACGCTGCGCGACACGCCCGCGGGCACGCCGGTGCTGGTGCTCTCGCACATCCCGATCATCTGCGCGTGCGCGATGTTCGACGGCGACAATGAGACGAGCGGGGACTGGAAGATCCCCGGCGCGTGGATGCATACGGACGCGCGCCGCATCAAGGACCTCTTCCGGAAGCACCCGAACGTCAAGGTGTGCCTGAGCGGGCACATCCACCTGGTGGACCGCGTGGACTACCTGGGCGTGACGTACTTCTGCAACGGCGCAGTGAGCGGCGGGTGGTGGAAGGGCCCGTACCAGGAGTGCGAGCCGGGCTACGGGCTGGTCGACCTGTACGACGACGGCTCGTTCGAGAACCGGTACGTGACGTACGGGTGGACGGCGGCCGACAAGGACTGA
- a CDS encoding N-acetylneuraminate synthase family protein, giving the protein MRIGDREIGTGAPVYVIAEIGVNHDGDAARAVELTRLAAKAGADAVKFQYFEADRLMSKAAKLAAYQRAAGETDPLEMLRRLELSLDDLAACAAEAHRLGVHAIVSVFSVEHVAPTAAIAWDAFKSASPDIVNRPLLEALASTGRPLVVSTGASTLEEVREGVSWLADASGRLAVMQCVSSYPTRFEDAEFGGVLALREALGLPTGYSDHTPDAGESALAAVAHGACVLEKHMTYDRRAPGPDHRASLEPEAFGAYCAAARRRGGDGPSDTIELQPARKRVLVCEEDVRRVSRQSLTTTRALRAGHVLTGADLTVKRPGTGVPARDLRGTIGRSLARDVDADTPLSPDDLAPVAGPRPGA; this is encoded by the coding sequence GTGAGGATCGGCGACCGCGAGATCGGGACTGGCGCGCCCGTGTACGTGATCGCCGAGATCGGCGTCAATCACGACGGGGACGCGGCGCGCGCGGTGGAGCTGACGCGGCTGGCGGCAAAGGCCGGGGCCGACGCGGTGAAGTTCCAGTACTTCGAGGCCGACCGGCTGATGAGCAAGGCCGCGAAACTGGCGGCGTACCAGCGAGCCGCCGGCGAGACCGACCCGCTGGAGATGCTGCGCCGGCTGGAACTCTCGCTCGACGATCTGGCGGCGTGCGCCGCGGAGGCGCACCGGCTAGGCGTGCACGCGATCGTGAGCGTGTTCAGCGTCGAGCACGTGGCGCCGACGGCGGCGATCGCCTGGGACGCGTTCAAGAGCGCGAGCCCGGACATCGTGAACCGCCCGCTGCTCGAAGCGCTCGCCTCGACCGGGCGCCCGCTGGTGGTGAGCACCGGGGCGAGCACGCTCGAGGAGGTGCGCGAGGGCGTGTCGTGGCTGGCCGACGCGTCGGGCCGCCTCGCGGTGATGCAGTGCGTGAGCAGCTACCCCACGCGCTTCGAGGACGCGGAGTTCGGCGGGGTGCTCGCGCTGCGCGAAGCGCTGGGGCTGCCGACCGGGTACAGCGACCACACGCCCGACGCGGGCGAGAGCGCGCTGGCGGCGGTGGCGCACGGGGCGTGCGTGCTCGAGAAGCACATGACCTACGACCGGCGCGCGCCCGGGCCCGATCACCGCGCATCGCTGGAACCCGAGGCGTTCGGCGCGTACTGCGCGGCGGCGCGGCGGCGCGGCGGCGACGGGCCCTCGGACACGATCGAGCTGCAGCCGGCACGCAAGCGCGTGCTGGTGTGCGAGGAGGACGTGCGGCGTGTGTCGCGCCAGAGCCTGACGACGACGCGGGCGCTGCGCGCCGGGCACGTGCTGACCGGCGCGGACCTCACGGTGAAGCGCCCCGGTACGGGCGTGCCCGCGCGCGACCTGCGGGGCACCATCGGGCGCTCGCTGGCGCGCGACGTCGACGCCGACACGCCCCTTTCTCCCGACGACCTGGCGCCCGTCGCGGGGCCCCGCCCCGGGGCTTGA